The following are encoded in a window of Streptomyces sp. 11x1 genomic DNA:
- a CDS encoding GNAT family N-acetyltransferase — MSENVRHLIEGPRVVIRRFTPEDGPEFVQRVRESGELHRPWLFPPATEAAYRAYAGRLIEDPTKAGFLVCERDGGGIAGFININNIVEGGFQSGALGYGAFAHAAGRGLMGEGLALVVEYAFTFMGLHRLEINVQPQNAASIALARRCGFRLEGFSPDFLFIDGAWRDHQRWALTTEMERPAPGGGRLPE, encoded by the coding sequence GTGTCCGAGAACGTTCGTCATCTCATCGAAGGCCCCCGCGTCGTGATCCGGCGCTTCACACCCGAGGACGGTCCCGAGTTCGTCCAACGGGTGCGGGAGAGCGGGGAGCTGCACCGGCCGTGGCTGTTCCCCCCGGCGACCGAGGCCGCGTACCGCGCCTACGCGGGACGGCTGATCGAGGATCCGACCAAGGCCGGGTTCCTGGTGTGCGAGAGGGACGGCGGGGGCATCGCCGGCTTCATCAACATCAACAACATCGTGGAGGGCGGCTTCCAGAGCGGCGCCCTCGGCTACGGCGCCTTCGCCCACGCCGCCGGGCGGGGCCTGATGGGGGAGGGGCTCGCGCTGGTCGTGGAGTACGCGTTCACCTTCATGGGGCTGCACCGGCTGGAGATCAACGTGCAGCCCCAGAACGCCGCCTCCATCGCCCTCGCCCGGCGGTGCGGGTTCCGGCTGGAGGGGTTCTCACCGGACTTCCTGTTCATCGACGGTGCTTGGCGGGACCACCAGAGGTGGGCGCTCACCACGGAGATGGAGCGCCCGGCGCCGGGCGGGGGCCGCCTGCCGGAATGA